The Micropterus dolomieu isolate WLL.071019.BEF.003 ecotype Adirondacks linkage group LG22, ASM2129224v1, whole genome shotgun sequence genome contains a region encoding:
- the mgat4c gene encoding alpha-1,3-mannosyl-glycoprotein 4-beta-N-acetylglucosaminyltransferase C: MRLVWKSLDKMRCLRKRSTIPFLGFLITFLLFLNLYIEDGYVMEGDKRQLRETSAHPPSSERYVHTFRDLSNFSGTINVTYRYLAGTPLNRKKYLTIGLSSVKRKRGNYLLETIKSIFDQSSYEELKEIVVVVHLADFDLIWCENLVQEITRKFAHHIIAGRLLVIQAPEEYYPSLNGLKRNYNDPEDRVRFRSKQNVDYAFLLNFCTNLSHFYMMLEDDVRCSRNFLTALKKVITSREGSYWVMLEFSKLGYIGKLYHSKDLPRLAHFLLMFYQEMPCDWLLIHFRGLLAQKDVIRFKPSLFQHMGYYSSYKGAENKLKDDDFEEDSIDIPDNPPASLYTNINVFENYDATKAYSTVDEYFWGKPPSTGDFFVIVFNKSTKICKIKIATGSDDRQNDILHHGALEVGEKLIGTKKGKQCSSYITLGEFKNGNIEVQDVDHKIAFDIECVRIVVTASQKEWLIIRSISLWTTQPPSQ, translated from the exons ATGAGGCTGGTGTGGAAATCCCTGGACAAGATGAGGTGTCTGAGGAAACGCTCCACTATTCCGTTCCTTGGCTTCCTCATTACCTTCCTGCTCTTCCTGAACCTCTACATTGAAGATGGCTATGTGATG GAAGGGGATAAAAGGCAGCTTAGGGAAACATCCGCCCACCCTCCCAGCTCAGAACGATACGTTCACACCTTCAGAGACCTCAGTAATTTCTCTGGAACCATTAATGTCACATATCGTTATCTTGCTGGAACCCCGCTGAACCGCAAGA AGTATCTTACCATTGGACTGTCATCAGTCAAACGAAAAAGAGGAAACTACCTTCTGGAGACGATCAAATCCATCTTTGATCAGTCCAGTTACGAGGAACTGAAAGAGATTGTGGTTGTGGTCCACCTGGCAGACTTTGACCTTATCTGGTGTGAGAACTTGGTGCAGGAAATCACCAGGAAGTTTGCGCACCACATCATAGCCGGACGCCTCCTGGTGATCCAGGCCCCTGAGGAGTACTATCCATCTCTGAATGGACTGAAAAGGAACTACAACGACCCGGAGGACCGGGTCCGTTTCCGCTCTAAGCAGAACGTGGACTATGCTTTCCTCCTCAACTTCTGCACAAACCTCTCTCACTTCTACATGATGTTAGAGGATGACGTTCGCTGCTCCAGGAACTTCCTGACGGCGCTGAAGAAGGTGATCACCTCCAGAGAAGGATCCTACTGGGTGATGCTGGAGTTCTCCAAGCTGGGCTACATCGGGAAGCTGTACCACTCCAAAGACCTGCCACGTCTTGCTCATTTCCTCCTCATGTTCTACCAGGAAATGCCCTGTGACTGGCTCCTCATCCACTTCAGGGGTCTGCTGGCCCAGAAGGACGTGATCCGGTTCAAGCCCTCGCTGTTCCAGCACATGGGCTACTACTCCTCTTACAAAGGAGCAGAGAACAAGCTGAAGGACGATGACTTTGAAGAAGACTCCATAGACATTCCTGACAATCCTCCTGCCAGCCTTTACACAAACATCAATGTCTTTGAAAACTATGATGCCACCAAGGCTTACAGCACTGTGGATGAATACTTCTGGGGAAAGCCTCCTTCCACAGGAGACTTCTTTGTTATTGTCTTTAATAAATCTACCAAAATATGTAAGATTAAAATTGCTACTGGTTCTGATGACCGTCAGAATGACATTCTTCACCACGGAGCTCTGGAAGTAGGAGAGAAACTAATTGGGACTAAAAAAGGCAAACAGTGTTCATCTTACATCACATTAGGGGAGTTTAAAAATGGCAACATTGAGGTTCAAGATGTAGACCACAAAATTGCCTTTGACATTGAGTGTGTGCGCATTGTTGTGACAGCCAGTCAGAAAGAATGGCTCATTATTAGAAGTATAAGTTTATGGACTACACAACCCCCCAGCCAATGA